One part of the Truepera radiovictrix DSM 17093 genome encodes these proteins:
- a CDS encoding nucleoside hydrolase, giving the protein MTRPRILLDCDPGHDDAIAILLAARHSELLGVTTVSGNAPLERTTRNALVTLQLAGLDVPVHAGAARPLVERARHAPDIHGASGLGGPELPELTRRAASEEAVRFIVDTVRAHGSQPHRDPTAPLWLVAVGPLTNVALALREAPDLAQRLAGIAIMGGGVGFGNRTMAAEFNIWADPEAAEVVFSSGATLIMCGLNLTHQFMIREADVARIRGLGNPVATFTADLLAFYARAYAEAFFTRPEGPLHDPCAVLAVTHPHLIRTEPRHVRIELRGEHTRGMTVVDERGVRSDLTPNVQVGYEIAREAALEVLCETLASYGA; this is encoded by the coding sequence ATGACGCGCCCTCGCATCCTGCTCGACTGCGACCCCGGCCACGACGACGCTATTGCCATCTTGCTCGCCGCGAGGCACAGCGAGCTCCTCGGCGTGACCACCGTCAGCGGCAACGCGCCCCTAGAGCGCACCACGCGCAACGCCCTCGTGACGCTGCAGCTCGCGGGGCTCGACGTGCCCGTACACGCGGGGGCCGCGCGCCCGCTCGTCGAGCGCGCGCGCCACGCACCCGACATCCACGGCGCGTCGGGGTTGGGCGGCCCCGAGCTGCCCGAGCTGACGCGGCGAGCAGCCAGCGAGGAGGCCGTGCGCTTTATCGTCGACACGGTGCGCGCGCACGGCTCGCAACCTCACCGCGACCCCACCGCACCGCTCTGGCTCGTCGCCGTCGGCCCGCTGACCAACGTCGCGCTAGCGCTGCGCGAGGCGCCCGACCTCGCCCAGCGGCTTGCCGGCATCGCCATCATGGGGGGTGGGGTGGGGTTCGGCAACCGCACGATGGCCGCCGAATTCAACATCTGGGCCGACCCCGAAGCCGCCGAGGTGGTGTTTTCAAGCGGCGCCACGCTGATCATGTGCGGCCTCAACCTCACCCATCAGTTCATGATCCGCGAGGCCGATGTCGCGCGCATCCGCGGGCTCGGCAACCCCGTCGCCACCTTTACCGCCGACCTGCTCGCCTTTTACGCGCGGGCCTACGCGGAGGCCTTTTTCACCCGCCCCGAGGGGCCGCTACACGACCCCTGCGCCGTGCTCGCCGTGACGCACCCGCACCTCATCCGGACCGAACCGCGCCACGTGCGTATCGAGCTGCGCGGCGAACACACCCGCGGGATGACGGTCGTCGACGAACGCGGCGTGCGGAGCGACCTCACCCCGAACGTCCAGGTCGGTTACGAGATCGCGCGTGAGGCCGCGCTCGAGGTGCTCTGCGAGACGCTCGCGAGCTACGGCGCCTAA
- a CDS encoding nuclear transport factor 2 family protein, producing MNTSGSEIAQSFMDALKRVEKEREVAPLVALFAEDATLERMTHKTYEGKGDVETFWTEYLEPFDEVSTEFYNVTEDDETVVLEWRSKGKLKGGKDISYRGVSSFDVEGGKVKSFRTYYDSAAFLTEGASA from the coding sequence ATGAATACAAGCGGCAGCGAAATCGCCCAGAGCTTTATGGACGCGCTAAAGCGCGTTGAAAAGGAGCGGGAGGTGGCCCCGCTGGTCGCGCTCTTCGCCGAGGACGCGACCCTGGAGCGCATGACCCACAAGACCTACGAGGGCAAAGGGGACGTCGAGACCTTCTGGACGGAGTATCTCGAGCCCTTTGACGAGGTCTCCACGGAGTTTTACAACGTCACCGAGGACGACGAGACGGTGGTGCTCGAGTGGCGCTCGAAGGGCAAGCTAAAAGGTGGCAAGGACATCTCGTACCGGGGTGTGTCGTCCTTTGACGTCGAGGGGGGGAAGGTCAAGAGCTTCCGCACCTACTACGACTCGGCCGCGTTTTTGACCGAGGGGGCGAGCGCGTAG
- a CDS encoding response regulator transcription factor produces the protein MNATILVVEDDLRLAKLLQQELSHDGHRVEVVHNGTDALVRADERAFDLVVLDLNLPDMDGVEVAERLRSGGEFGASILMLTARGDVKSRVEGLYAGASDYMTKPFSVQELLARVHVRLRERARPAEVIRHGELVLEPGTGHCAVAGQPLALTSLEFRLLELFLTHKGRIFSKEDVEDRLYGADRLPGSNTIEVFVSNLRKKLAAAGMNGMIQTVRGMGYVVR, from the coding sequence TTGAACGCAACGATTCTCGTGGTCGAGGATGACTTACGGCTCGCGAAGCTGTTGCAGCAGGAGCTGTCGCACGACGGGCACCGGGTCGAGGTGGTTCACAACGGCACCGACGCGCTCGTCCGCGCCGACGAGCGCGCGTTCGACCTCGTCGTGCTCGACCTCAACTTGCCCGACATGGACGGCGTCGAGGTGGCCGAGCGGCTGCGCAGCGGTGGCGAGTTTGGCGCCAGCATCCTGATGCTGACCGCGCGCGGCGACGTCAAAAGCCGCGTCGAGGGACTCTACGCGGGGGCGAGCGACTACATGACCAAACCCTTTAGCGTGCAGGAGCTGCTCGCGCGGGTGCACGTGCGCCTGCGCGAACGCGCGCGGCCCGCCGAGGTCATCCGCCACGGCGAGCTTGTCCTCGAGCCGGGTACCGGGCACTGCGCCGTCGCGGGGCAGCCGCTCGCGCTGACCTCGCTCGAGTTCCGGCTGCTCGAACTCTTTTTGACGCATAAGGGCCGCATCTTCTCGAAAGAGGACGTCGAGGACCGGCTCTACGGCGCCGACCGGCTGCCCGGGTCGAACACCATCGAGGTGTTCGTCTCCAACTTGCGCAAAAAGCTCGCGGCTGCCGGGATGAACGGCATGATCCAGACGGTGCGCGGAATGGGGTACGTCGTTCGGTAG
- a CDS encoding SDR family oxidoreductase, translating to MQGKVAFITGGGSGIGAAAGKLLAKHGAKVALVGHTESEVNEVAQEIRASGGEALALVADISDGEALKRAYRETVERFGGLDVVFANAGINGTWAPLDELSEDDFRQTVEVNLTGTFLTLKYALPHMKARGGSMIVTSSVNGTRIFSNSGATAYSSTKAAQVAMTKMLAVELAKYRIRVNAICPGAIETSIDENTEQVNTDKARVPVEFPEGEIPLTGGEPGSSEQVAELVLFLSSEASSHISGTEIWIDGAQSLLQG from the coding sequence ATGCAAGGAAAAGTTGCGTTTATTACGGGTGGCGGCTCCGGTATCGGGGCGGCTGCGGGGAAGCTGCTAGCCAAGCACGGGGCCAAGGTCGCGCTCGTCGGGCACACGGAGAGTGAGGTCAACGAGGTCGCTCAAGAGATCAGAGCCTCCGGCGGCGAAGCGTTAGCGCTGGTCGCCGACATCAGCGACGGCGAGGCCCTAAAGCGCGCCTACCGGGAGACCGTCGAGCGCTTCGGCGGCCTCGACGTGGTGTTCGCTAACGCCGGTATCAACGGCACCTGGGCGCCCCTCGACGAACTCTCCGAAGACGACTTTCGCCAGACGGTCGAGGTCAACCTGACCGGCACCTTTCTGACGCTCAAGTACGCCCTGCCCCACATGAAAGCGCGGGGTGGGTCGATGATCGTCACCTCGTCGGTCAACGGGACGCGCATCTTCTCGAACTCGGGGGCGACGGCATACTCGAGCACCAAAGCGGCGCAGGTCGCGATGACGAAGATGCTCGCGGTTGAGCTCGCGAAGTACCGCATCCGCGTCAACGCCATCTGCCCCGGAGCGATCGAGACGAGCATCGATGAGAACACCGAGCAGGTCAACACCGACAAAGCGCGGGTGCCGGTCGAGTTTCCCGAGGGCGAGATCCCCCTTACAGGCGGTGAGCCAGGTTCCTCGGAGCAGGTCGCCGAGCTCGTGCTCTTTTTGAGTTCGGAGGCGTCGAGCCACATCTCCGGCACCGAAATCTGGATCGACGGCGCGCAGTCGCTGCTGCAGGGGTAA